A window of the Gossypium hirsutum isolate 1008001.06 chromosome A05, Gossypium_hirsutum_v2.1, whole genome shotgun sequence genome harbors these coding sequences:
- the LOC107960313 gene encoding F-box protein At2g39490 isoform X3 has product MEKKVGRKKIKQEKQRHDPDDDNNPRNTSSSRYSDTSGLKDYVFHQIIPSFMYIWKHDQEKSYKHVDVPKSSAKNNMDPNDFISHLPDDILHHIISLLPFKSAVRTSFLSTHWKHHWKEALLDSVHDVITIEAAITAITSFVDDFDTRHRPRNKWGLIFELGHGRGSLVASISSNSSLKLDFSAGKQEFPMPFDLFLKMNIAPPNRLSRRYMFDWLLEENHPSQSEQPPSNTMRVKSLHLISVSHLSNMAVSSLVPKLPFLRSLTIAKCNGLQSLQIKEAKGLRKLVVLDCPHLQSLSFEGSSLKSFRYRGNLVSFWFRGKCNCFPLIRFCECGLLLDDAMIDIRQGALTQWTWDFEIETPFSRGLRKGNHCDCANKYKCFNSILRSIKDVQSLTMCRWFYETTMCKKLPFSSRCPEYYLSVLELWWIDCSMERESINALLCFLKLCPNLKRLNITHWKILNFSHCS; this is encoded by the exons atggagaagaaagtCGGGAGAAAGAAAATTAAGCAAGAGAAACAGAGGCATGATCCAGATGATGATAATAACCCAAGGAACACTTCAAGTTCCAG GTATTCGGATACCAGTGGTTTAAAGGATTACGTTTTTCACCAAATTATTCCATCATTTATGTATATATGGAAGCATGATCAAGAGAAATCGTACAAACATGTCGATGTCCCAAAAAGCTCGGCTAA AAATAATATGGACCCAAATGATTTCATCAGTCATTTGCCTGATGACATCCTTCACCACATCATTTCGCTTCTCCCTTTTAAATCCGCTGTCCGAACCTCTTTCCTTTCAACTCACTGGAAACACCACTGGAAAGAGGCTTTGTTGGACTCAGTCCATGATGTAATAACAATAGAAGCTGCCATTACAGCGATAACAagctttgttgatgattttgacaCACGCCATAGGCCTAGAAATAAGTGGGGTCTCATATTTGAGCTGGGTCATGGAAGAGGCAGCTTAGTTGCTAGCATTTCCAGCAATAGTTCACTTAAACTTGATTTCTCAGCTGGTAAACAAGAATTCCCGATGCCATTTGATTTGTTTTTGAAGATGAATATTGCACCGCCTAACCGATTGTCACGTCGGTACATGTTTGATTGGTTGCTTGAGGAAAATCACCCATCGCAAAGCGAACAGCCACCTTCAAACACAATGAGGGTAAAATCTTTGCATCTCATATCAGTAAGCCACCTTTCTAATATGGCAGTTTCTTCTTTGGTGCCAAAGTTGCCATTTCTTCGAAGCTTGACTATCGCCAAATGCAATGGATTACAATCTTTACAGATAAAAGAGGCCAAAGGGCTTCGTAAGTTAGTAGTCCTCGATTGTCCCCATTTACAATCTCTCAGTTTTGAAGGCTCGTCTTTAAAATCTTTCAGATATAGAGGCAACTTAGTATCCTTTTGGTTTAGAGGGAAATGTAATTGTTTTCCCCTAATTCGTTTTTGTGAGTGTGGGTTACTCTTGGATGACGCTATGATTGATATCAGACAAGGTGCTCTAACACAGTGGACATGGGACTTTGAGATTGAGACTCCCTTTTCTCGTGGTCTCCGTAAAGGAAATCATTGTGACTGCGCCAACAAGTATAAATGCTTCAACTCGATTTTGAGAAGCATTAAGGATGTTCAATCTCTAACAATGTGCAGATGGTTTTACGAG ACAACGATGTGCAAAAAGTTACCCTTTTCGAGTAGATGCCCCGAATATTATTTGAGCGTACTAGAGCTTTGGTGGATTGATTGTTCAATGGAAAGAGAATCTATCAATGCCTTACTTTGCTTTCTGAAGCTTTGTCCTAACCTGAAAAGGCTTAATATCACT CACTGGAAAATTCTCAACTTCAGTCATTGTTCCTGA
- the LOC107960313 gene encoding F-box protein At2g39490 isoform X1, with protein MEKKVGRKKIKQEKQRHDPDDDNNPRNTSSSRYSDTSGLKDYVFHQIIPSFMYIWKHDQEKSYKHVDVPKSSAKNNMDPNDFISHLPDDILHHIISLLPFKSAVRTSFLSTHWKHHWKEALLDSVHDVITIEAAITAITSFVDDFDTRHRPRNKWGLIFELGHGRGSLVASISSNSSLKLDFSAGKQEFPMPFDLFLKMNIAPPNRLSRRYMFDWLLEENHPSQSEQPPSNTMRVKSLHLISVSHLSNMAVSSLVPKLPFLRSLTIAKCNGLQSLQIKEAKGLRKLVVLDCPHLQSLSFEGSSLKSFRYRGNLVSFWFRGKCNCFPLIRFCECGLLLDDAMIDIRQGALTQWTWDFEIETPFSRGLRKGNHCDCANKYKCFNSILRSIKDVQSLTMCRWFYETTMCKKLPFSSRCPEYYLSVLELWWIDCSMERESINALLCFLKLCPNLKRLNITLDPKCYNLPSTGKFSTSVIVPDKLDDLKVVKIEGFANEEKENFMARRLIPLFGENNPVIISKPNGKCLKHLVKMAKLEKKGKYPYKFEMVENVDENFPDHVHINI; from the exons atggagaagaaagtCGGGAGAAAGAAAATTAAGCAAGAGAAACAGAGGCATGATCCAGATGATGATAATAACCCAAGGAACACTTCAAGTTCCAG GTATTCGGATACCAGTGGTTTAAAGGATTACGTTTTTCACCAAATTATTCCATCATTTATGTATATATGGAAGCATGATCAAGAGAAATCGTACAAACATGTCGATGTCCCAAAAAGCTCGGCTAA AAATAATATGGACCCAAATGATTTCATCAGTCATTTGCCTGATGACATCCTTCACCACATCATTTCGCTTCTCCCTTTTAAATCCGCTGTCCGAACCTCTTTCCTTTCAACTCACTGGAAACACCACTGGAAAGAGGCTTTGTTGGACTCAGTCCATGATGTAATAACAATAGAAGCTGCCATTACAGCGATAACAagctttgttgatgattttgacaCACGCCATAGGCCTAGAAATAAGTGGGGTCTCATATTTGAGCTGGGTCATGGAAGAGGCAGCTTAGTTGCTAGCATTTCCAGCAATAGTTCACTTAAACTTGATTTCTCAGCTGGTAAACAAGAATTCCCGATGCCATTTGATTTGTTTTTGAAGATGAATATTGCACCGCCTAACCGATTGTCACGTCGGTACATGTTTGATTGGTTGCTTGAGGAAAATCACCCATCGCAAAGCGAACAGCCACCTTCAAACACAATGAGGGTAAAATCTTTGCATCTCATATCAGTAAGCCACCTTTCTAATATGGCAGTTTCTTCTTTGGTGCCAAAGTTGCCATTTCTTCGAAGCTTGACTATCGCCAAATGCAATGGATTACAATCTTTACAGATAAAAGAGGCCAAAGGGCTTCGTAAGTTAGTAGTCCTCGATTGTCCCCATTTACAATCTCTCAGTTTTGAAGGCTCGTCTTTAAAATCTTTCAGATATAGAGGCAACTTAGTATCCTTTTGGTTTAGAGGGAAATGTAATTGTTTTCCCCTAATTCGTTTTTGTGAGTGTGGGTTACTCTTGGATGACGCTATGATTGATATCAGACAAGGTGCTCTAACACAGTGGACATGGGACTTTGAGATTGAGACTCCCTTTTCTCGTGGTCTCCGTAAAGGAAATCATTGTGACTGCGCCAACAAGTATAAATGCTTCAACTCGATTTTGAGAAGCATTAAGGATGTTCAATCTCTAACAATGTGCAGATGGTTTTACGAG ACAACGATGTGCAAAAAGTTACCCTTTTCGAGTAGATGCCCCGAATATTATTTGAGCGTACTAGAGCTTTGGTGGATTGATTGTTCAATGGAAAGAGAATCTATCAATGCCTTACTTTGCTTTCTGAAGCTTTGTCCTAACCTGAAAAGGCTTAATATCACT CTTGATCCAAAATGCTATAACTTACCCAGCACTGGAAAATTCTCAACTTCAGTCATTGTTCCTGATAAGCTCGATGATCTCAAAGTTGTGAAAATAGAAGGATTTGCAAATGAAGAAAAGGAGAATTTCATGGCAAGGCGACTCATACCTTTATTTGGAGAAAATAATCCAGTCATTATATCAAAACCAAACGGAAAATGTTTGAAACATTTGGTAAAAATGGCAAAGCTGGAGAAGAAAGGGAAGTATCCTTACAAGTTCGAAATGGTTGAAAATGTTGATGAAAATTTTCCAGATCATGTTCATATTAATATCTAA
- the LOC107960313 gene encoding F-box protein At2g39490 isoform X2, translating into MEKKVGRKKIKQEKQRHDPDDDNNPRNTSSSRNNMDPNDFISHLPDDILHHIISLLPFKSAVRTSFLSTHWKHHWKEALLDSVHDVITIEAAITAITSFVDDFDTRHRPRNKWGLIFELGHGRGSLVASISSNSSLKLDFSAGKQEFPMPFDLFLKMNIAPPNRLSRRYMFDWLLEENHPSQSEQPPSNTMRVKSLHLISVSHLSNMAVSSLVPKLPFLRSLTIAKCNGLQSLQIKEAKGLRKLVVLDCPHLQSLSFEGSSLKSFRYRGNLVSFWFRGKCNCFPLIRFCECGLLLDDAMIDIRQGALTQWTWDFEIETPFSRGLRKGNHCDCANKYKCFNSILRSIKDVQSLTMCRWFYETTMCKKLPFSSRCPEYYLSVLELWWIDCSMERESINALLCFLKLCPNLKRLNITLDPKCYNLPSTGKFSTSVIVPDKLDDLKVVKIEGFANEEKENFMARRLIPLFGENNPVIISKPNGKCLKHLVKMAKLEKKGKYPYKFEMVENVDENFPDHVHINI; encoded by the exons atggagaagaaagtCGGGAGAAAGAAAATTAAGCAAGAGAAACAGAGGCATGATCCAGATGATGATAATAACCCAAGGAACACTTCAAGTTCCAG AAATAATATGGACCCAAATGATTTCATCAGTCATTTGCCTGATGACATCCTTCACCACATCATTTCGCTTCTCCCTTTTAAATCCGCTGTCCGAACCTCTTTCCTTTCAACTCACTGGAAACACCACTGGAAAGAGGCTTTGTTGGACTCAGTCCATGATGTAATAACAATAGAAGCTGCCATTACAGCGATAACAagctttgttgatgattttgacaCACGCCATAGGCCTAGAAATAAGTGGGGTCTCATATTTGAGCTGGGTCATGGAAGAGGCAGCTTAGTTGCTAGCATTTCCAGCAATAGTTCACTTAAACTTGATTTCTCAGCTGGTAAACAAGAATTCCCGATGCCATTTGATTTGTTTTTGAAGATGAATATTGCACCGCCTAACCGATTGTCACGTCGGTACATGTTTGATTGGTTGCTTGAGGAAAATCACCCATCGCAAAGCGAACAGCCACCTTCAAACACAATGAGGGTAAAATCTTTGCATCTCATATCAGTAAGCCACCTTTCTAATATGGCAGTTTCTTCTTTGGTGCCAAAGTTGCCATTTCTTCGAAGCTTGACTATCGCCAAATGCAATGGATTACAATCTTTACAGATAAAAGAGGCCAAAGGGCTTCGTAAGTTAGTAGTCCTCGATTGTCCCCATTTACAATCTCTCAGTTTTGAAGGCTCGTCTTTAAAATCTTTCAGATATAGAGGCAACTTAGTATCCTTTTGGTTTAGAGGGAAATGTAATTGTTTTCCCCTAATTCGTTTTTGTGAGTGTGGGTTACTCTTGGATGACGCTATGATTGATATCAGACAAGGTGCTCTAACACAGTGGACATGGGACTTTGAGATTGAGACTCCCTTTTCTCGTGGTCTCCGTAAAGGAAATCATTGTGACTGCGCCAACAAGTATAAATGCTTCAACTCGATTTTGAGAAGCATTAAGGATGTTCAATCTCTAACAATGTGCAGATGGTTTTACGAG ACAACGATGTGCAAAAAGTTACCCTTTTCGAGTAGATGCCCCGAATATTATTTGAGCGTACTAGAGCTTTGGTGGATTGATTGTTCAATGGAAAGAGAATCTATCAATGCCTTACTTTGCTTTCTGAAGCTTTGTCCTAACCTGAAAAGGCTTAATATCACT CTTGATCCAAAATGCTATAACTTACCCAGCACTGGAAAATTCTCAACTTCAGTCATTGTTCCTGATAAGCTCGATGATCTCAAAGTTGTGAAAATAGAAGGATTTGCAAATGAAGAAAAGGAGAATTTCATGGCAAGGCGACTCATACCTTTATTTGGAGAAAATAATCCAGTCATTATATCAAAACCAAACGGAAAATGTTTGAAACATTTGGTAAAAATGGCAAAGCTGGAGAAGAAAGGGAAGTATCCTTACAAGTTCGAAATGGTTGAAAATGTTGATGAAAATTTTCCAGATCATGTTCATATTAATATCTAA